The following coding sequences lie in one Apium graveolens cultivar Ventura chromosome 3, ASM990537v1, whole genome shotgun sequence genomic window:
- the LOC141714006 gene encoding uncharacterized protein LOC141714006, with the protein MDKTWILQDRDSLAFEMGVENFLIYAEENSEDRNKIPCPCGRCANFKKFSIKTIRGHIYDNGFCLGYVHWVWHGETASTGPKSSSASCPPEEQAPDPPPEQASNEASEQDQEHVAASETVDVCEAAYNSSQYDNDLYQFRRFVADAEQPLYEGSDCTKLESMLKLHNWKSRFGITDSAFTDLLSSVGSLLPKDNVLPSNAYEAKKTLSNLGLEYIKFHSCPNDCVLYRGVHADATKCPKCRLSRWKLTKKGEERINLPAKVMWYFPIIPRFKHMFKSPSTAKLMCWHAHQRTQDGKMRHPADSPSWKNIDYRWPSFGSEPRNLRLALSADGINPHNNGLSNRYSCWPVILVTYNLPPWLCMKRKFMMLSILVPGPHEPGNNIDIYLQPMIDDLKKLWKEGEPNMYDAYNKSFFTLKAVLMWTINDFPAYVNLSGCVNKGYKCCPVCGDDTVAKFFTHSRKMCYQGHHRYLPLHHPYRRQKAAFNGQQEFGQPRRTLSGEEVLAEQEQIKFEFGKKMKKAKKVESP; encoded by the coding sequence atggataagacatggatTTTGCAAGATAGGGATTCTTTAGCATTTGAAATGGGGGTGGAAAACTTCTTGATATATGCTGAAGAAAATTCTGAAGATCGTAACAAAATTCCTTGCCCTTGTGGACGATGcgccaattttaaaaaattctctaTAAAAACAATCAGGGGCCATATCTATGACAATGGCTTTTGTCTAGGTTATGTGCATTGGGTTTGGCACGGGGAGACTGCTTCTACGGGTCCTAAATCTTCAAGTGCTAGTTGTCCACCTGAAGAGCAAGCTCCAGACCCACCTCCTGAGCAAGCCTCTAATGAAGCGTCAGAGCAAGATCAGGAGCATGTCGCTGCTTCGGAAACTGTTGATGTTTGTGAAGCGGCATATAACTCGAGTCAATATGATAATGATTTATATCAGTTTAGGAGGTTCGTAGCCGATGCTGAGCAACCTCTATATGAGGGTAGTGACTGTACTAAGTTAGAGTCGATGTTGAAGTTGCATAACTGGAAATCTAGGTTTGGTATTACCGATAGTGCCTTCACTGACCTCCTTTCTTCTGTTGGGTCTCTACTTCCCAAAGATAATGTGTTACCTAGTAATGCATATGAAGCAAAAAAAACCCTCTCCAATTTAGGTCTAGAGTATATAAAGTTCCATTCATGTCCGAATGACTGTGTACTGTACAGGGGTGTACATGCTGATGCAACCAAGTGTCCTAAATGTCGACTTTCTCGGTGGAAGTTGACAAAGAAAGGTGAAGAGAGGATTAATCTTCCAGCCAAAGTCATGTGGTATTTTCCAATAATTCCTAGATTTAAACATATGTTTAAATCTCCTTCCACCGCTAAACTAATGTGTTGGCATGCGCACCAGCGGACACAAGATGGTAAAATGCGACATCCAGCCGACTCTCCATCTTGGAAAAATATAGATTATAGGTGGCCATCCTTTGGTAGTGAACCGAGAAACCTTCGCTTGGCTTTATCGGCGGATGGTATAAACCCGCACAATAATGGCCTATCTAATAGATATAGTTGCTGGCCAGTCATATTGGTGACTTACAATCTTCCTCCCTGGTTATGTATGAAAAGAAAATTTATGATGTTATCGATATTGGTCCCTGGCCCGCATGAGCCTGGTAATAACATCGACATCTACTTACAACCGATGATTGATGATTTAAAAAAGCTTTGGAAGGAAGGGGAACCAAATATGTATGACGCGtataacaaatcatttttcactttaaaagcaGTTTTAATGTGGACGATAAATGATTTCCCTGCTTACGTAAATTTATCTGGCTGCGTTAATAAGGGTTATAAGTGTTGTCCAGTTTGTGGAGATGACACCGTAGCTAAATTTTTTACTCATAGTAGGAAAATGTGCTACCAAGGGCATCATCGATATTTGCCTCTACATCATCCTTATAGAAGGCAGAAGGCTGCTTTTAATGGACAACAAGAGTTTGGGCAGCCGCGTCGAACCCTATCCGGAGAAGAAGTGTTAGCAGAGCAAGAacaaatcaaatttgaatttgggaagaaaatgaagaaggcaaaGAAGGTTGAAAGTCCATGA